Proteins encoded in a region of the Cydia splendana chromosome 19, ilCydSple1.2, whole genome shotgun sequence genome:
- the LOC134799812 gene encoding zinc finger protein 37-like isoform X2, with protein MPDLLVCRACLACKVPVYNILRTRYEQAFERMTAISVYRIKPHALCAPCLETLDKCCRLQEKCAISEGILNRLLHQNQLTEDAIAAVDRQQHNLVDTLPTFTLETIGPSEVEKPEGIKNKTYSNTEPWETRKLEGPTDATLNTKSGKRQSSENPMDETVLRIEPDKTQSLEDLKHVVVKTEPDKSPENPTNNVMTWIEPGEPTVCQMVKIEPGVSQSFEVTGNEEQSMSHFVKEPFNQSNHTISIETVKLKETPYIQIDAGKLLKNVKSEDESLVEIYKMNQPIDIEFSQESDDKNNIKDILASNSSKNVKDVKVHFIENCKVDGRRIKKVSSVKCEANKLKTPKQKPTNKSYQCNTCYYQTPYQNRLTYHMKKHSGFVVCAVCDYQCATKSRLVSHLRVHTKERPYVCKECNKGFTELCTLTKHMNLHKGVKPYKCLWCAYEAASKNHLDRHIKRHTGDKRFKCELCEYACVQKCDLKRHGKIHENERARSFKRVAPVIIKAVSMAKE; from the exons atgccGGATTTGCTCGTTTGTCGAGCATGTTTGGCGTGCAAAGTTCCTGTTTACAATATATTACGAACAAGATATGAACAGGCGTTCGAGAGAATGACTGCTATATCGGTAT ACCGCATCAAGCCACACGCGCTCTGTGCCCCCTGTTTGGAGACCCTGGACAAGTGCTGCAGACTGCAGGAGAAATGTGCCATCTCAGAAGGCATCCTAAACCGATTGCTGCATCAGAACCAG CTCACTGAAGACGCCATTGCCGCTGTCGATCGACAGCAGCACAACTTAGTTGACACCCTTCCAACATTCACACTGGAGACTATTGGGCCCAGTGAAGTTGAAAAGCCGGAAGGTATCAAGAATAAGACATACTCTAATACTGAACCTTGGGAGACCCGAAAGCTTGAGGGTCCGACAGATGCCACGCTTAATACAAAGTCTGGTAAAAGGCAAAGTTCAGAAAATCCAATGGACGAAACTGTGCTTAGGATTGAGCCTGATAAAACTCAAAGTCTTGAAGATCTGAAACATGTCGTAGTTAAAACAGAGCCTGACAAAAGTCCAGAAAATCCTACAAATAATGTTATGACCTGGATCGAGCCTGGAGAACCGACTGTGTGTCAGATGGTTAAGATTGAGCCTGGAGTATCGCAGAGTTTTGAAGTGACTGGTAACGAGGAGCAATCAATGAGTCATTTTGTCAAAGAACCATTCAACCAATCTAACCACACCATATCTATAGAAACAGTAAAACTTAAAGAGACGCCGTATATCCAAATTGATGCaggaaaattattaaaaaatgtaaaatctGAAGATGAAAGTTTAGTGGAAATTTATAAAATGAACCAACCCATTGACATTGAATTTAGTCAAGAAAGCgatgataaaaataatataaaagatATTCTAGCTTCAAATTCAAGCAAAAATGTCAAGgatgttaaagtacattttataGAAAACTGTAAGGTAGATGGTAGAAGAATAAAGAAGGTATCGAGTGTTAAATGTGAGGCAAATAAACTAAAAACTCCAAAGCAAAAACCAACAAATAAATCTTACCAATGCAACACATGCTACTACCAAACCCCATACCAAAATAGACTAACATACCATATGAAGAAACACTCAGGATTCGTCGTATGCGCTGTCTGTGATTACCAATGTGCTACAAAAAGTAGATTAGTGTCCCACCTTCGTGTACACACTAAAGAACGTCCATACGTATGCAAAGAATGCAACAAAGGATTCACCGAACTATGTACTTTAACCAAACACATGAATTTGCATAAGGGAGTGAAACCTTATAAATGTTTGTGGTGTGCATATGAGGCTGCTAGTAAGAATCATTTGGACAGACATATCAAGAGGCACACAGGCGATAAGCGGTTTAAATGTGAGCTGTGTGAGTACGCGTGTGTGCAGAAGTGCGATTTGAAGAGGCATGGTAAAATTCATGAGAATGAGCGAGCTCGGTCCTTCAAGAGGGTAGCTCCGGTCATTATAAAGGCTGTTAGCATGGCTAAGGAATAA
- the LOC134799812 gene encoding zinc finger protein 37-like isoform X1 has protein sequence MPDLLVCRACLACKVPVYNILRTRYEQAFERMTAISMADRIKPHALCAPCLETLDKCCRLQEKCAISEGILNRLLHQNQLTEDAIAAVDRQQHNLVDTLPTFTLETIGPSEVEKPEGIKNKTYSNTEPWETRKLEGPTDATLNTKSGKRQSSENPMDETVLRIEPDKTQSLEDLKHVVVKTEPDKSPENPTNNVMTWIEPGEPTVCQMVKIEPGVSQSFEVTGNEEQSMSHFVKEPFNQSNHTISIETVKLKETPYIQIDAGKLLKNVKSEDESLVEIYKMNQPIDIEFSQESDDKNNIKDILASNSSKNVKDVKVHFIENCKVDGRRIKKVSSVKCEANKLKTPKQKPTNKSYQCNTCYYQTPYQNRLTYHMKKHSGFVVCAVCDYQCATKSRLVSHLRVHTKERPYVCKECNKGFTELCTLTKHMNLHKGVKPYKCLWCAYEAASKNHLDRHIKRHTGDKRFKCELCEYACVQKCDLKRHGKIHENERARSFKRVAPVIIKAVSMAKE, from the exons atgccGGATTTGCTCGTTTGTCGAGCATGTTTGGCGTGCAAAGTTCCTGTTTACAATATATTACGAACAAGATATGAACAGGCGTTCGAGAGAATGACTGCTATATCG ATGGCAGACCGCATCAAGCCACACGCGCTCTGTGCCCCCTGTTTGGAGACCCTGGACAAGTGCTGCAGACTGCAGGAGAAATGTGCCATCTCAGAAGGCATCCTAAACCGATTGCTGCATCAGAACCAG CTCACTGAAGACGCCATTGCCGCTGTCGATCGACAGCAGCACAACTTAGTTGACACCCTTCCAACATTCACACTGGAGACTATTGGGCCCAGTGAAGTTGAAAAGCCGGAAGGTATCAAGAATAAGACATACTCTAATACTGAACCTTGGGAGACCCGAAAGCTTGAGGGTCCGACAGATGCCACGCTTAATACAAAGTCTGGTAAAAGGCAAAGTTCAGAAAATCCAATGGACGAAACTGTGCTTAGGATTGAGCCTGATAAAACTCAAAGTCTTGAAGATCTGAAACATGTCGTAGTTAAAACAGAGCCTGACAAAAGTCCAGAAAATCCTACAAATAATGTTATGACCTGGATCGAGCCTGGAGAACCGACTGTGTGTCAGATGGTTAAGATTGAGCCTGGAGTATCGCAGAGTTTTGAAGTGACTGGTAACGAGGAGCAATCAATGAGTCATTTTGTCAAAGAACCATTCAACCAATCTAACCACACCATATCTATAGAAACAGTAAAACTTAAAGAGACGCCGTATATCCAAATTGATGCaggaaaattattaaaaaatgtaaaatctGAAGATGAAAGTTTAGTGGAAATTTATAAAATGAACCAACCCATTGACATTGAATTTAGTCAAGAAAGCgatgataaaaataatataaaagatATTCTAGCTTCAAATTCAAGCAAAAATGTCAAGgatgttaaagtacattttataGAAAACTGTAAGGTAGATGGTAGAAGAATAAAGAAGGTATCGAGTGTTAAATGTGAGGCAAATAAACTAAAAACTCCAAAGCAAAAACCAACAAATAAATCTTACCAATGCAACACATGCTACTACCAAACCCCATACCAAAATAGACTAACATACCATATGAAGAAACACTCAGGATTCGTCGTATGCGCTGTCTGTGATTACCAATGTGCTACAAAAAGTAGATTAGTGTCCCACCTTCGTGTACACACTAAAGAACGTCCATACGTATGCAAAGAATGCAACAAAGGATTCACCGAACTATGTACTTTAACCAAACACATGAATTTGCATAAGGGAGTGAAACCTTATAAATGTTTGTGGTGTGCATATGAGGCTGCTAGTAAGAATCATTTGGACAGACATATCAAGAGGCACACAGGCGATAAGCGGTTTAAATGTGAGCTGTGTGAGTACGCGTGTGTGCAGAAGTGCGATTTGAAGAGGCATGGTAAAATTCATGAGAATGAGCGAGCTCGGTCCTTCAAGAGGGTAGCTCCGGTCATTATAAAGGCTGTTAGCATGGCTAAGGAATAA